A genomic stretch from Candidatus Nitrotoga arctica includes:
- the yihA gene encoding ribosome biogenesis GTP-binding protein YihA/YsxC, which translates to MGLFSRATFFTTVNHLRDLPLHGGREVAFAGRSNAGKSSAINTLANHVRLAYTSKTPGRTQHLNYFDLGENCFLVDLPGYGYAKVPPEIRAHWEELLSGYIQTREALCGLVIIMDVRHPLTPLDEQMLDWFAPTGKPVHVLLTKSDKLSRQQANMTLNRVKLHLEEHFPFCSVQLFSSLKKIGMDEAEAVIASWFSAK; encoded by the coding sequence ATGGGGTTATTTTCGCGCGCTACATTTTTTACCACGGTTAATCATTTGCGCGATTTGCCGCTGCATGGCGGTAGAGAAGTTGCTTTCGCCGGACGTTCTAACGCAGGCAAATCAAGTGCCATCAATACGCTGGCCAACCACGTTCGTTTGGCTTATACCAGTAAAACACCGGGGCGGACCCAGCATCTAAATTATTTTGATTTGGGCGAAAATTGCTTTCTGGTGGACTTGCCGGGTTATGGATATGCCAAAGTGCCACCAGAAATAAGGGCGCACTGGGAAGAGCTGCTGAGCGGCTATATACAGACACGGGAGGCATTATGCGGGCTGGTGATCATAATGGATGTGCGCCATCCGCTCACCCCGTTGGATGAGCAGATGCTGGATTGGTTTGCACCCACTGGCAAGCCAGTGCATGTGCTACTTACCAAGTCAGATAAACTAAGTCGTCAGCAGGCGAATATGACGCTGAATCGTGTTAAATTGCACCTAGAGGAACATTTTCCATTTTGTTCGGTGCAATTATTTTCAAGTTTGAAAAAGATAGGTATGGATGAGGCCGAGGCGGTGATTGCGAGCTGGTTTTCTGCTAAATAA